The Paracoccus sediminicola genome has a segment encoding these proteins:
- a CDS encoding heavy metal translocating P-type ATPase, protein MDHKHDHSHGHHDHGTHGGAPAQADPGKAIDPVCGMQVTIKPEARHRDYEGQTFYFCSDGCQSKFDGDPWFYASGAAAKVEKSAPAGTQWTCPMHPEIVRDEPGACPICGMALEQMIPSDEPSHELTDFTRRLWVSVAAAVPLLILTMGEMVGIPVRDWIGHRTAVWLEFLLATPIVLWAARPFFQRGLDSFKNRSPNMWTLISLGVGAAYLYSLFATFLPGIFPEEYRMGGMVDTYYEAAVVIVALVFVGQVLELRARERTGDAIRALMDLAPKTARRILPDGTEYDAPLENIAAGDLLRVRPGDSVPVDGEVVEGRSSVDESMITGEPVPVEKVQGDRVTGGTINKNGTLAIRATDVGADTVLSQIVQMVAGARRSKAPIQGLADRVSAIFVPTVVVIAVLAFIVWLIFGPSPSYVFAIASAVSVLIIACPCALGLATPISITTAAGRGAQAGVLVKNAEALELMAEVDTLIVDKTGTLTEGKPALTDVTSFGDVPEGELLGAAAALERASEHPLAEAIVEGAKTRGLSLGNGEEFEAITGKGVIGKVDGRDVALGNNALMTSLGIDCDTGEDTADRLRGEGKTAMFVSLDGRLAGLVAVADPIKPTAEAAIRELHDLGIKVIMATGDNERTAQAVASKLGIDEVRAGMLPEGKKDLIDGLRGKGNKVAMAGDGVNDAPALAAADVGIAMGTGADVAVESAGLTLLGGDLTGIVRARKLAVATMRNIRQNLFFAFAYNTAGIPVAAGLLYPFFGILLSPMIAAAAMSLSSVSVIANALRLKRVKL, encoded by the coding sequence ATGGACCACAAGCACGATCATTCGCATGGGCATCACGATCACGGGACACACGGTGGCGCACCGGCACAGGCTGATCCCGGTAAGGCCATCGACCCGGTTTGCGGGATGCAGGTGACGATCAAGCCCGAGGCCCGGCACCGCGACTATGAGGGACAGACGTTCTATTTCTGCTCGGACGGTTGCCAGTCGAAGTTCGACGGCGACCCGTGGTTCTACGCCTCGGGCGCGGCGGCCAAGGTCGAAAAATCCGCCCCGGCGGGCACGCAATGGACCTGCCCGATGCATCCCGAGATCGTCCGCGACGAACCCGGCGCCTGCCCAATCTGCGGCATGGCCTTGGAGCAGATGATTCCCTCGGATGAACCCAGCCATGAACTGACCGATTTCACCCGGCGGCTCTGGGTCAGCGTGGCCGCTGCGGTGCCGTTGTTGATCCTGACCATGGGCGAGATGGTGGGCATCCCGGTCCGTGACTGGATCGGGCACCGCACCGCCGTCTGGCTGGAATTCCTGTTAGCCACGCCCATCGTGCTCTGGGCGGCGCGGCCCTTCTTTCAGCGCGGGTTGGATTCCTTCAAAAACCGCTCACCGAACATGTGGACGCTGATCTCGCTGGGTGTCGGCGCGGCCTATCTCTATTCGCTCTTCGCCACCTTCCTGCCGGGCATCTTTCCCGAGGAATACCGAATGGGCGGCATGGTCGACACCTATTACGAGGCTGCGGTGGTCATCGTTGCCCTGGTCTTTGTCGGGCAGGTACTGGAACTCAGGGCGCGGGAACGCACCGGTGATGCGATCCGGGCACTGATGGATCTGGCGCCCAAGACGGCGCGGCGCATCCTGCCCGATGGCACGGAATATGACGCGCCGCTGGAAAACATCGCGGCCGGGGACCTCTTGCGCGTGCGGCCCGGCGATAGCGTGCCGGTCGATGGCGAGGTGGTCGAGGGGCGGTCCTCCGTCGACGAAAGCATGATCACCGGCGAGCCGGTGCCGGTCGAGAAGGTGCAGGGCGACCGCGTGACCGGCGGCACGATCAACAAGAACGGCACGCTGGCGATCCGCGCCACCGATGTCGGCGCCGATACGGTGCTGTCGCAGATCGTGCAGATGGTGGCCGGGGCGCGGCGGTCCAAGGCGCCGATTCAAGGGCTGGCCGACCGGGTGTCAGCGATCTTCGTGCCGACGGTGGTGGTGATCGCGGTGCTGGCCTTCATCGTCTGGCTGATCTTCGGCCCCAGCCCCTCATATGTCTTCGCCATCGCCTCGGCGGTCTCGGTGCTGATCATCGCCTGTCCCTGTGCGCTTGGGCTGGCGACGCCGATTTCCATCACCACGGCGGCGGGGCGCGGCGCGCAGGCGGGCGTGCTGGTGAAGAATGCCGAGGCGCTGGAGCTGATGGCCGAGGTCGATACGCTGATCGTTGACAAGACCGGCACGCTGACCGAAGGCAAGCCTGCACTGACCGATGTGACCAGCTTCGGTGACGTGCCCGAGGGCGAGTTGCTCGGTGCTGCGGCGGCGCTGGAACGGGCCTCGGAACACCCGCTGGCCGAAGCCATTGTCGAAGGCGCAAAAACGCGCGGGTTGAGCCTTGGTAATGGCGAGGAGTTCGAAGCTATCACCGGCAAGGGGGTGATCGGCAAGGTCGATGGCCGCGACGTGGCGCTTGGCAATAACGCGCTGATGACCTCGCTTGGGATCGACTGCGACACCGGCGAGGACACTGCCGACCGCCTGCGCGGCGAGGGCAAGACCGCCATGTTCGTGTCGCTGGATGGCAGGCTGGCCGGTCTGGTCGCCGTGGCCGACCCGATCAAGCCAACTGCCGAGGCGGCGATCCGCGAGTTGCACGATCTGGGCATCAAGGTGATCATGGCAACCGGCGACAACGAACGCACGGCGCAGGCGGTGGCGAGCAAGCTGGGCATCGACGAGGTCCGCGCCGGGATGCTGCCTGAGGGCAAGAAGGATCTGATCGACGGGCTGCGCGGCAAGGGGAACAAGGTCGCCATGGCGGGCGACGGGGTAAACGACGCGCCCGCGCTGGCTGCGGCGGATGTGGGCATCGCCATGGGCACTGGCGCCGATGTGGCGGTCGAAAGCGCCGGGCTGACCCTGCTGGGCGGCGACCTGACCGGCATCGTCCGCGCCCGCAAGCTGGCCGTGGCCACCATGCGCAATATCCGCCAGAACCTGTTCTTCGCCTTCGCCTATAACACGGCTGGCATCCCGGTTGCCGCCGGTCTGCTGTATCCGTTCTTCGGAATATTGCTGTCACCGATGATTGCCGCCGCCGCCATGTCGCTGTCCTCGGTCTCGGTCATCGCCAATGCGCTGAGGCTGAAACGGGTGAAGCTATAA
- a CDS encoding type IV secretion system protein has protein sequence MGVVTWMVETTDGYLDGAAETTFGNVASQLGGIIAVGSTLAVIGLFVNMALQVRSVDGRTAFWFAVKLLLITLFALNWVQFNAIASAITNGLDQLAGGMVAGLGGGGAGSAYFAAAFDDLIEEFGNYLNAAGDNMHWMAGAIIGAIGAFLLGVIGALCGLVLIFAKIMLAVMIGIAPIMIALSLFDVTKDYFLRWLSSTVSYALYPLVIAGVFSTVVGMSQSLLAELGDPDGASNIGALVPFFMMMFLAGGMILATPLIVRGISGNFMMAAPPSMPGVGGFTKGLVGTKGSRARARFGTQSTGEIAGAGIRQAGGAAVGAAQRIAERAKRLG, from the coding sequence ATGGGCGTTGTCACCTGGATGGTCGAGACCACCGACGGCTATCTCGACGGGGCCGCCGAGACCACTTTCGGCAATGTGGCCAGCCAGCTTGGCGGGATCATCGCCGTGGGCTCCACCCTCGCCGTCATTGGCCTTTTTGTGAACATGGCCTTGCAGGTGCGCTCCGTCGACGGGCGCACCGCCTTCTGGTTCGCGGTCAAGCTCCTGCTGATCACGCTCTTTGCGCTCAACTGGGTGCAGTTCAATGCGATCGCCAGCGCCATCACGAACGGGCTCGACCAGCTTGCCGGAGGCATGGTGGCAGGCTTGGGCGGCGGTGGCGCGGGGTCGGCCTATTTTGCCGCCGCCTTCGATGATCTGATCGAAGAGTTCGGCAATTACCTCAATGCCGCCGGTGACAATATGCATTGGATGGCTGGCGCCATCATCGGTGCGATCGGGGCGTTTCTTTTGGGCGTCATCGGCGCGCTTTGCGGCCTCGTGCTGATCTTTGCCAAGATCATGCTCGCCGTCATGATCGGCATAGCCCCCATCATGATTGCCCTCTCGCTCTTTGACGTAACCAAGGATTATTTCCTGCGCTGGCTGTCTTCGACCGTCTCCTACGCGCTTTATCCGCTGGTGATCGCAGGCGTCTTCTCCACAGTCGTCGGCATGTCGCAATCGCTGCTCGCCGAGCTCGGCGATCCCGATGGCGCCAGCAATATCGGCGCGCTCGTGCCCTTCTTCATGATGATGTTCCTCGCCGGCGGCATGATCCTCGCCACGCCCCTCATCGTGCGCGGTATCTCCGGGAACTTCATGATGGCCGCCCCGCCAAGCATGCCGGGGGTCGGCGGGTTTACCAAAGGGCTGGTTGGAACCAAAGGGTCTCGCGCCCGGGCAAGGTTCGGGACGCAGAGCACAGGCGAGATCGCCGGAGCGGGCATTCGACAGGCCGGTGGGGCGGCTGTGGGCGCCGCGCAGAGGATTGCAGAGCGGGCGAAGAGGTTGGGGTGA
- a CDS encoding DUF4177 domain-containing protein, which produces MFEYRTVELNTARAKRAHADVLNALARDGWELVAVTPDFDGEHILTAFLKRRIA; this is translated from the coding sequence ATGTTTGAATACCGCACTGTGGAGCTGAACACCGCCCGCGCCAAACGGGCCCATGCCGATGTGCTGAACGCGCTTGCCCGCGATGGATGGGAGCTGGTTGCCGTCACGCCCGATTTTGACGGCGAGCATATCTTGACTGCGTTTCTGAAGCGCCGCATCGCCTGA
- a CDS encoding ATPase, T2SS/T4P/T4SS family translates to MAASYLQSSLDKLPDARDPTLIELCINPDGTVWGEFQGDHFMRALGAPLTPDAARDLGTQIASAANTTLSRAKPIVSVSILYRDRPIRAQVIQPPAVEGGFAISLRFFADLPLDQIQLAYLFGTERSAEATRRARNAELRAVVATGDIEAAIGFCVHHKLNMIVSGGTSTGKTVTARKILSFVPKAERLITIEDAAELRPTQPNTVTLMADRDAPERSADQLLTATLRMRPDRIVLGEVRGKEAMTFLEAINTGHGGSLTTLHAETPQLAIQRLAIAALKTDVPMTYQDMIHYITRSIDVIIQAGRHDGARGITEFYLPGAEAHQEPRADTKETADV, encoded by the coding sequence ATGGCCGCCAGCTATCTCCAATCCTCGCTCGACAAGCTGCCCGATGCGCGCGACCCCACCCTCATCGAGCTCTGCATCAACCCCGACGGTACGGTCTGGGGCGAGTTCCAGGGCGATCATTTTATGCGCGCGCTTGGCGCGCCGCTGACCCCTGATGCGGCCCGGGATCTAGGCACGCAGATTGCTTCCGCCGCCAACACCACCCTCAGCCGCGCCAAACCCATCGTCTCGGTCAGCATCCTCTATCGCGACCGGCCGATCCGCGCGCAGGTGATCCAACCGCCCGCCGTGGAGGGCGGCTTTGCGATTTCCCTGCGCTTCTTTGCAGACCTGCCGCTGGACCAGATCCAGCTTGCCTATCTCTTTGGCACCGAGCGCAGCGCCGAGGCCACGCGGCGCGCGCGCAATGCCGAGCTGCGCGCCGTGGTGGCCACCGGCGATATCGAGGCCGCCATTGGCTTTTGCGTCCATCACAAGCTCAACATGATCGTCTCCGGCGGCACCTCCACCGGCAAGACCGTCACCGCCCGCAAGATCCTCTCCTTCGTGCCCAAAGCCGAGCGGCTCATCACCATTGAAGACGCCGCCGAGCTGCGTCCCACGCAGCCCAACACCGTGACGCTGATGGCCGATCGCGACGCGCCCGAGCGCAGCGCCGATCAGCTCCTGACCGCCACCCTGCGCATGCGGCCCGACCGCATCGTTCTGGGCGAGGTGCGCGGCAAGGAAGCCATGACTTTCCTTGAGGCCATCAATACCGGCCATGGCGGCTCGCTCACCACGCTCCATGCCGAGACGCCGCAACTGGCCATCCAGCGCCTCGCCATCGCCGCCCTCAAGACCGACGTGCCCATGACCTACCAGGACATGATCCATTACATCACCCGCTCGATCGACGTGATTATCCAGGCCGGCCGCCATGACGGCGCGCGGGGGATCACCGAGTTTTACCTGCCGGGCGCTGAGGCCCATCAAGAGCCGCGCGCCGACACCAAGGAGACCGCCGATGTTTGA
- a CDS encoding TrbI/VirB10 family protein — translation MTETAELRKRLEALEGGGAESGSGSRKRPVLLLVASGIAGATVLLVAVSLFSTGSEPEPMETAAPAEFQDTGPGFGALDPVAPPDPAPPVAATTDESAETEALRAELAAMRAELTALRDAPPPDPPAMDTAALEALNVEIAALRSEAAESEAALRAELEDRARQIQRLQTDLELARLEAPTVTPGPTGPTEEEQRLQELERRRQEERAILEARIASPIIAFGSAGSVGDESPSDQRRLDGETEFVRNGAQPATVTQAQTIVNPANTVVQGTLIQAVLETAIDSQLAGPVRALVSEDVHAFDGSRVLIPRGARLIGRYQSGVDIAQQRITIAWDRIILPDNQSVEISAFGGDELGRSGTTGFVDSRFATRFGSAALISLIGGLPTAAAGSTEDETTADALEGTAESLQDTTQGVIGEYLALGPVIHVDQGARVTVMVDRDLEIF, via the coding sequence ATGACTGAGACCGCCGAGCTGCGCAAACGCCTCGAGGCGCTCGAGGGTGGCGGAGCGGAGAGCGGTTCCGGCAGCCGCAAGCGTCCGGTCTTGTTGCTGGTAGCTTCGGGGATCGCGGGGGCGACTGTGTTGCTGGTGGCCGTTTCACTGTTTTCCACCGGCTCAGAACCTGAGCCCATGGAAACAGCCGCGCCGGCGGAGTTCCAAGATACGGGCCCGGGGTTTGGCGCACTCGATCCTGTGGCGCCGCCAGACCCCGCGCCGCCCGTCGCCGCGACAACCGACGAGAGCGCCGAGACCGAGGCCCTGCGCGCCGAGCTTGCCGCGATGCGCGCCGAACTGACCGCGCTGCGCGATGCGCCGCCGCCGGACCCGCCGGCAATGGATACCGCCGCGCTCGAGGCGCTGAATGTCGAGATCGCCGCTCTGCGCTCCGAGGCGGCGGAGTCCGAAGCCGCCCTCCGCGCTGAACTCGAGGACCGCGCGCGGCAAATCCAACGCCTGCAGACCGATCTGGAGCTTGCCCGCCTTGAGGCACCCACCGTCACGCCAGGGCCGACCGGCCCCACCGAGGAAGAGCAGCGCCTGCAAGAGCTCGAACGCCGCCGTCAGGAAGAGCGCGCCATCCTCGAGGCGCGGATCGCGAGCCCCATCATCGCCTTTGGCTCCGCAGGCAGTGTGGGCGACGAAAGCCCCTCGGATCAGCGCCGTTTGGATGGCGAGACGGAGTTCGTGCGCAACGGCGCGCAGCCGGCCACAGTGACCCAGGCACAGACCATCGTGAACCCCGCCAACACCGTGGTTCAAGGCACCTTGATCCAGGCCGTGCTGGAAACCGCCATCGACAGCCAGCTCGCCGGGCCGGTGCGAGCCCTTGTTTCCGAAGATGTCCATGCTTTCGATGGCAGCCGCGTGCTGATCCCGCGCGGCGCGCGCCTCATCGGGCGCTACCAATCCGGCGTGGATATTGCGCAACAGCGCATCACCATCGCCTGGGACCGGATCATTCTGCCCGACAACCAAAGCGTCGAGATCAGCGCCTTCGGGGGCGATGAGCTTGGCCGCTCCGGCACAACCGGCTTTGTCGACAGCCGCTTCGCCACGCGCTTTGGCTCCGCCGCTCTCATCTCGCTCATCGGCGGGCTGCCGACGGCCGCAGCCGGATCGACCGAGGATGAGACCACGGCAGACGCGCTCGAAGGCACGGCCGAGAGCCTGCAAGACACCACTCAAGGCGTGATCGGCGAGTATCTCGCGCTTGGCCCGGTCATCCATGTCGACCAGGGCGCGCGCGTCACCGTGATGGTCGACCGCGATCTGGAGATCTTTTGA
- a CDS encoding TrbG/VirB9 family P-type conjugative transfer protein, whose amino-acid sequence MVFRLSVTLAAVSVVFASTALAEVQPRRGPHDARVRLATFVDGEVYQIRTSLTHVTSIEFGPGETIRSIIAGDTEGFLLDGVPGGQAFAIKPVVRGAHTNITVYTNRRSYYFNVTEAPDPTFYVIRFRYPEAERGETRAVARGPLNHAYGVSVRSEITPLEIWDDGTFTYFRFGANAPVPAIFRWSSGRERSVNAQATEEGVIRVSGVSPRWVLRLGDLEVCVQDMREGAADD is encoded by the coding sequence ATGGTATTCCGGCTCAGCGTGACCCTTGCCGCGGTCAGCGTGGTCTTTGCCAGCACGGCGCTCGCCGAGGTCCAGCCCCGCCGTGGGCCCCATGATGCCCGGGTGCGACTCGCCACCTTTGTCGATGGCGAGGTCTACCAGATCCGCACCAGCCTGACCCATGTCACCAGCATCGAGTTCGGCCCCGGTGAGACCATCCGCTCGATCATCGCAGGCGACACCGAAGGCTTCCTGCTCGACGGCGTGCCCGGCGGCCAAGCTTTCGCCATCAAGCCTGTGGTGCGCGGCGCCCATACCAATATCACCGTCTATACCAACCGCCGGAGCTATTACTTCAACGTCACCGAAGCCCCGGATCCGACCTTCTATGTGATCAGGTTTCGCTATCCGGAGGCTGAGCGAGGTGAGACACGCGCCGTTGCCCGGGGCCCCTTGAACCATGCTTATGGCGTCAGCGTTCGCTCCGAGATTACCCCGCTGGAGATTTGGGATGATGGGACCTTCACGTATTTCCGGTTTGGCGCCAACGCGCCCGTACCCGCGATCTTCCGTTGGTCCTCAGGCCGCGAGCGCAGCGTCAACGCGCAAGCCACCGAAGAGGGCGTGATCCGCGTCTCCGGTGTCAGCCCCCGATGGGTCCTGCGTCTCGGCGATCTTGAGGTCTGCGTCCAGGATATGCGCGAGGGCGCCGCCGATGACTGA
- a CDS encoding virB8 family protein, with protein MAHGLEIIEEELVYGARRRELFWQKLGLAGLGFGGLGCLAAALVAILDVDPAPMIVPFDSETGMALPNAAVEAVSLAERPAIIEAQVFRYVTDRETYNQLDNDLRVQNVLSQSDGAAAASLRALWTSGSEAYPPHTYGEDARLEVEILSITLISANRAQVRLRKRLSSPRGSQTGLFTATLMFAFRPEERRSIDEVWQNPFGFTVTEYAIRSDRLEE; from the coding sequence ATGGCCCATGGTTTGGAGATCATTGAAGAAGAACTGGTCTATGGCGCCCGCCGACGCGAGCTCTTCTGGCAAAAGCTCGGGCTTGCAGGCCTGGGCTTTGGCGGGCTTGGCTGCCTCGCGGCCGCTCTCGTGGCCATCCTCGATGTCGATCCCGCGCCTATGATCGTGCCCTTCGACAGCGAGACCGGCATGGCGCTGCCCAATGCCGCTGTCGAGGCCGTGTCGCTCGCCGAGCGCCCTGCCATCATCGAGGCGCAGGTGTTTCGCTATGTCACCGACCGCGAGACCTATAACCAGCTCGACAATGATCTGCGCGTGCAAAATGTGCTGTCACAATCGGATGGCGCCGCGGCTGCCAGCCTGCGCGCGCTCTGGACCAGTGGCAGCGAGGCCTATCCGCCACACACCTATGGCGAGGACGCACGGCTCGAGGTCGAGATCCTCTCGATCACGCTTATCAGCGCCAACCGTGCCCAGGTCCGGCTGCGCAAGCGCCTTAGCTCGCCGCGCGGCAGCCAGACCGGGCTCTTCACCGCCACGCTGATGTTTGCCTTCCGCCCCGAAGAGCGCCGCTCGATCGATGAGGTCTGGCAAAACCCCTTCGGCTTTACCGTCACGGAATATGCGATCCGCTCGGATCGGCTTGAGGAGTAG
- a CDS encoding type IV secretion system protein, producing the protein MRQTAIRFLSTISTCALFAASPILAQGVPTVDTRNIAQQIRQLQQMLEDFGIQSDQLDAALEQINLIQDQLDTLNETYAALTGASDILEMAMGGDLDGLLDQEFGDLLDVIAQIQTGDFSGLIGNAGPEMEGRMTQALEDAGFDQDTLSTMATSGNPGAERTASTASTGAVMSAAAQNSYAEAAQSLERVAQLVDLIPDMETLKEAVDHNTRVTAELAIAMTRMWELEAIQTVGAGQAGVADAATLAEERRYMDFTLPELR; encoded by the coding sequence ATGAGACAGACGGCAATTCGGTTCTTGTCCACGATATCCACCTGCGCCCTGTTTGCGGCGTCGCCCATCCTTGCCCAGGGTGTGCCCACGGTGGACACCCGCAACATCGCCCAGCAGATCCGGCAGCTGCAGCAAATGCTGGAGGATTTCGGGATCCAATCCGATCAGCTCGACGCCGCGCTCGAACAAATCAATCTCATCCAGGATCAGCTCGATACGCTGAACGAGACCTATGCCGCGCTGACCGGCGCGTCCGATATCCTCGAGATGGCCATGGGCGGCGACCTCGACGGGCTGCTCGATCAGGAATTCGGCGATCTTCTCGATGTGATTGCCCAGATCCAGACCGGCGATTTCTCCGGGCTCATCGGCAATGCCGGGCCGGAGATGGAAGGCCGCATGACGCAAGCCCTCGAAGACGCGGGCTTTGACCAGGACACGCTGTCCACAATGGCGACCAGCGGCAACCCGGGCGCAGAACGCACCGCGTCAACCGCCAGCACCGGCGCGGTCATGTCAGCGGCTGCGCAAAACAGCTATGCTGAGGCTGCCCAATCGCTCGAACGGGTCGCGCAGCTGGTCGATCTCATCCCCGATATGGAAACGCTCAAGGAAGCCGTTGATCACAACACCCGCGTCACGGCTGAGCTCGCCATCGCCATGACCCGCATGTGGGAGCTCGAAGCGATCCAGACCGTGGGCGCGGGCCAAGCCGGGGTCGCCGATGCGGCCACCCTCGCCGAGGAACGCCGGTATATGGATTTCACCTTGCCGGAGCTGCGGTGA
- a CDS encoding lytic transglycosylase domain-containing protein: MAKRRAPIVGLLLALGPASLAGAQGVPTFDLGAFLQREQILGQGDRDLALQRDRLSREEELSALEEDQLAALEDLLEATALGSGDTGASIASLEAGRSDETAAGTLFGPMDPNPAAPQMFGDAAGSIETLIIRAARETHGLPGVGRAGLSLVQWRCLIQAMIWQESRFSIGARSPVGAFGLTQIMPGTAQDLGIYPAYYEDPYIQVTGGARYLAQMLNMFGGNIILGLAAYNAGPGNVQRYDGVPPFAETQHYVQVIPERYNLYLTRVGGIDALGTIDPVLLANASMSLSAHGAGIYGDYSLVSVQAAALRLQDIITRIGETEDIHAAMSLNTYARAELARLMAIRTRLKAAHTQPLSAAALAMAAAQAREQAFLNFDLEVLP; the protein is encoded by the coding sequence ATGGCTAAGCGGCGCGCGCCCATCGTAGGGCTCCTCCTTGCCCTCGGCCCGGCCAGTCTGGCCGGAGCCCAAGGCGTGCCGACCTTCGATCTCGGCGCGTTTCTGCAGCGCGAGCAGATCCTGGGCCAAGGCGACCGGGACCTCGCTCTGCAACGCGACCGCCTCAGCCGCGAAGAAGAGCTGTCCGCCCTTGAAGAAGACCAACTGGCCGCGCTCGAGGATCTGCTCGAGGCCACGGCCCTTGGCTCGGGCGACACTGGCGCGAGCATCGCAAGTCTCGAGGCCGGGCGCTCCGACGAGACCGCCGCGGGCACGCTCTTCGGCCCCATGGATCCCAACCCCGCCGCACCGCAGATGTTTGGCGATGCGGCCGGCTCCATCGAGACGCTCATCATCCGCGCGGCCCGCGAGACCCATGGCCTGCCCGGCGTGGGCCGCGCCGGCCTCTCGCTGGTGCAATGGCGCTGTCTCATTCAGGCGATGATCTGGCAGGAAAGCCGGTTTTCGATCGGGGCGCGCTCGCCCGTCGGCGCCTTTGGTCTGACCCAGATCATGCCCGGCACCGCGCAAGACCTTGGTATCTACCCTGCATATTACGAGGACCCGTATATCCAAGTCACCGGCGGCGCGCGCTATCTCGCGCAGATGCTGAACATGTTCGGCGGCAATATCATCCTCGGGCTTGCGGCCTATAATGCCGGGCCCGGCAATGTGCAGCGCTATGATGGCGTGCCGCCGTTTGCCGAGACGCAGCACTACGTCCAGGTCATCCCAGAGCGCTACAATCTCTACCTCACCCGCGTGGGCGGGATCGACGCGCTCGGCACCATCGATCCGGTGCTGCTCGCCAATGCCTCCATGAGCCTCAGCGCCCATGGCGCCGGGATCTATGGCGATTATTCCCTGGTCTCGGTCCAGGCCGCCGCCCTGCGCCTGCAGGACATCATCACCCGCATCGGAGAGACGGAGGATATCCATGCCGCCATGTCCCTCAACACTTATGCCCGCGCGGAGCTCGCCCGACTCATGGCCATCCGAACTCGCCTCAAGGCGGCGCATACCCAGCCTCTCAGCGCCGCCGCTCTGGCCATGGCTGCCGCGCAAGCGCGCGAGCAAGCGTTTCTCAATTTCGACCTGGAGGTTTTGCCATGA